The proteins below are encoded in one region of Ferroplasma acidiphilum:
- a CDS encoding GtrA family protein, whose amino-acid sequence MIQKYYRGKPSYGDDFDYILISRMTIKSDTFDGIFHDVYSNHYDLTLLFGKQGIIAFIYGLFIKLSLSVKKGKVLPFGTIYSRNAYEYLISKNIVPDMEKNMILGNTLLLKNRSFEYKIVNTRLRCRENIHFKDFLDLTIRRGNMFRYIIVGITGVIVNEGVLLLLHGKLGSELSIIPAIEISIIYNFILNNKYTFKGRGHFYMRLAKYNLFNLIGFAANLGVYYTAVYYRTDIYVADFLGILVAFIITYTTATMIVW is encoded by the coding sequence ATGATCCAGAAATATTACAGGGGCAAACCATCATATGGGGATGATTTTGATTATATACTTATATCCCGTATGACAATAAAATCAGATACCTTTGACGGGATTTTCCATGACGTTTATTCCAATCATTACGACCTTACACTATTATTTGGAAAGCAGGGCATTATCGCTTTTATTTATGGATTGTTTATCAAACTCTCCCTATCTGTCAAGAAGGGGAAGGTACTTCCATTTGGAACTATTTATTCCAGGAATGCCTATGAATATCTCATTTCAAAAAATATTGTGCCTGACATGGAAAAAAACATGATACTTGGAAACACATTGCTGTTGAAAAACAGGAGTTTTGAATATAAGATAGTAAATACCAGATTGCGCTGCAGGGAAAATATTCACTTTAAGGACTTCCTTGACCTGACTATCAGAAGAGGAAATATGTTCAGGTATATTATTGTAGGAATTACAGGGGTCATTGTAAATGAGGGTGTACTGCTCCTCCTGCATGGCAAGCTTGGAAGTGAATTAAGCATTATACCCGCAATTGAAATTTCAATTATTTATAACTTTATTTTAAACAATAAATACACATTTAAAGGAAGGGGGCATTTTTACATGAGATTGGCTAAGTACAATTTATTTAATCTCATAGGATTCGCTGCCAATCTTGGTGTGTATTATACAGCGGTGTATTACAGGACAGATATATACGTGGCAGATTTCCTTGGTATACTGGTGGCATTCATAATTACATACACAACTGCCACCATGATAGTGTGGTAA